GTACCTTCCTGAAACGCCTTCCACGCCAGCTCGTGGACAGCAGGGTTTCGCGGACCTTGGGCGTGGGATAGGAGGAGGACGATGTCGTCCCCTATGTGAAACACGTGGGCGTCCAAGAGCAAGCGGCCCACCGCCTCCCGAACCACTCCTTCCACCTGGGCCAACACCTTGCGGCTCGGTAGGGTGTGGCCTCCGATGGAGCCGATGTCCGCCTTCAGCACGCTGAGGGTAACCTTCATAAGTACCTCCGGTCATTTCCATGTTTCCACATTTATATAGGGTTTGGCAAGGTCCCGGTTTGCAAGCCAGATGGGCATCTGGAAACGTGGAATCGCGATGGCTTGGGCCTTGACACCCCCAGCCTCTTGGCGGTAGAGTGGCCTTACCGACCGGTTGGTGAGATATGGGAACCGCCACCCGCGACCGCATCCTGGAAGAAGCCGCCCGGCTATTCACGGAAAAGGGCTATGAGGCCACCAGCGTCCAGGACTTGGCCGAGGCCCTAGGCCTTTCCAAAGCGGCCCTGTACCACCACTTCCAAAGCAAGGAGGAGGTCCTTTACGAGATCAGCCAACAGGCCCTGGAAGGACTCCTCCTCGAGGGCAAGAAGGCCCTAGCCGTTTCCGACCCCAAGGAGGCCCTGCTCCGCTTCATGGAGGGCCACGCCCGGTTCTTTGAGGAAAACCGGCCCTTCTTCGTCACCATGCTCCAGGGCCTGCAAAGCCTCTCCCCGGAAAAGCAAAGGCCCATCATCGCCCTGCGCGACCGGTACGAGGAAATGGTGCGCACCCTCCTCCAAAGGGGCATGGAAGCCGGGGTCTTCCGCCAAGTGGACGTGGCCCTGGCGGGACGGGCCGTGCTCTCCCTCCTGAACTGGATGATCCGCTGGTTCCGCCCAGGCGGGCCCTTGCGGGCGGAGGAGGTGGCCAGGTTCTACTTTGAGCTCATCCTGAGGGGGTTAGAAGATGGAAGTGCCTGAACACAAGGAAATCCGTCAGTTGGCAAGGCGTTTCCTGGAAGAGGCGGGGCCCGCTTTGGCCAAGTACGAGGAGGAGGAAGCTTTCCCTTGGCCTCTGGCGAAGCGGATGGGAGAGCTGGGCTTCTTAGGGGTTTTCGTGCCCGAGGAGCTAGGAGGAGCCGGGCTAGACTTTTGGGCCTACGTGGCCCTATTGGAAGAGCTCGGGGGATACGCTTCCTTACGATCTATCCTTTCCGTACAGCAGAGCCTGGTCCTTACCCCCCTTCTCACCTACGGCACGGGGGAACAGAAGGAGCGCTACATTCCCCGCCTGGCCCGAGGGGAGATCCTCGGGGCCTACGGCCTCACGGAGCCCGAAGCGGGGTCGGATGCGGGAAGCCTGCGCACCCGAGCTTACCGGGATGGGGATTATTACGTTCTGGAAGGGCAAAAGACCTTCATCTCCCACGCCAACGTGGCCCAGGTCTTCCTTATCTTCGCCAAGACGGAACCCCAAAAGGGCAGTAGGGGCATTACCGCTTTTCTGGTGGAGCGAGAGGACGGGGTGCGGACCACACCCCTAAAGGGGAAGCTGGGCCTTAGGGCGGCGGACACCGGGATGGTCTTTCTGGAAGGCGTGCGCATTCCCAAGGACCGGATTCTGGGAGGGGAAGGGCAGGGCTTCAAAATCGCCCTTTCCACCTTGGACACGGGCCGGATCTCCCTGGCGGCCGGGGCGGTGGGGCTCATGCAAAGGGCCCTGGACCTTTCGCTGCGCTACGCCCAGGAGAGGCGGCAATTTGGCCGGCCCATCGCCAGTTTTCAGCTAATCCAGGCCCACCTGGCCCAGATGAAGCTGGACCTGGAAGCCAGCCGGCTCCTCACCTACCAAGCGGTGGCCAAAAAGCTCAAAGGGCAGCGGTATACCCTAGAGGCCAGCATGGCCAAGCTTTTCGCCTCGGAGGCCGCCAACCGCGTGGCCTACCGGGCCATCCAGGTCCACGGGGGCTACGGCTTCTTTGAGGAGTACGAGGTGGCCCGGCTTTACCGGGACGCCCGCATCCTCACCCTTTACGAGGGGACCAGCGAGGTGCAGACCCTGGTCATCGGGGCGCACCTCACCGGGATCAAGGCCTTCGGGGAAGGTTAAGGGAGGTGATGGGGATGCCCATGTACTTTGAGGATTTTGAGGTAGGCCAGCGCTTTACCACCCCGGCCCGCACGGTAACCGAGGCCGACGTGGTCAACTTTGCCGGGGTCTCCGGGGATTACAACCCCATCCACACCGATGCCGAGTTCGCCAAGGAGACCCCCTTCGGCCAGCGCATCGCCCATGGGCTCTTGGTGCTTTCCATGCTCACCGGCCTCCGACAGCGAAGCGGGCACTTTGAGGGCACCATCATCGCCTGGATGGGGATCCGTAACTACAAGTTCCTAAAGCCCGTCTTCATCGGGGACACGGTGAGGGGGGAGAGCGAGATCCTGGAGAAGCATGAGACCAGCAAGCCGGACCGGGGTGTGGTGGTTCAGCGGGTGCGGGTCCTGAACCAGCGGGGCGAGGTGGTACAGGAGGGGGAGTTTGTCACCCTGGTCCGCAGAAAGCCCCAGGTATAGCGAGCCGGGCAAGGCCGAGGGTACGGCTACCGGTGCGGAAGGAGTCCCTCCAAGGGAGGCGTGGTGCTCTGCCTGGCCAGCCCCGCCTCGGACTACATCACCGGGGTGGTGCTTCCCATAGACAGGGGGGCCACAGCCCTCTAAGCTAGGCGAAGTGGTTCAGGGGCCCGTGCCCGCGCCCCAGGCCGGGGGCGGTCTCCAGGGCCCGGGTGAGGTAGGCCTTGGCCTCGGCGACCGCCTCTTCCAAGGGCTTTCCCAGGGCGAGGAGGGCAGCGATGGCGGCCGAGAGGGTGCACCCCGTGCCGTGGGTGTTTCGGGTCGGGATACGGGGGGCACGGAAGGCCAGGATGCCCCTTGGCGTGGCCAGGAGGTCCACGGCCTCCGCCCCTGCAAAATGGCCCCCCTTGAGAAGCACGGCCTTGGGGCCAAGGGCGAGAAGGGCCATTGCCGCCTCCTCCGCCTCCCTTAGGGTAGGGATGGGCCTTTGCAGGAGGGCTTCCGCCTCGAGGCGGTTGGGAGTGACAAGGGCGGCCAGGGGGAAGAGCCGCTCCTTAAGGGCCCGAACCCCTTCGGGGGCAAGCAGGGGGTCCCCCCCTTTGGCCACCATCACCGGGTCCACCACCAAGGGGTGGATCCCGTAGCGCTCCACCCCTTGGGCCACAGCCGCCACGATGGCGGCGCTCCCCAAAGCCCCCGTCTTGGCGGCGTGGATGGGAAAGTCCTCGGCCACGCTTTGGATCT
The window above is part of the Thermus albus genome. Proteins encoded here:
- a CDS encoding TetR/AcrR family transcriptional regulator, with amino-acid sequence MGTATRDRILEEAARLFTEKGYEATSVQDLAEALGLSKAALYHHFQSKEEVLYEISQQALEGLLLEGKKALAVSDPKEALLRFMEGHARFFEENRPFFVTMLQGLQSLSPEKQRPIIALRDRYEEMVRTLLQRGMEAGVFRQVDVALAGRAVLSLLNWMIRWFRPGGPLRAEEVARFYFELILRGLEDGSA
- a CDS encoding acyl-CoA dehydrogenase family protein, coding for MEVPEHKEIRQLARRFLEEAGPALAKYEEEEAFPWPLAKRMGELGFLGVFVPEELGGAGLDFWAYVALLEELGGYASLRSILSVQQSLVLTPLLTYGTGEQKERYIPRLARGEILGAYGLTEPEAGSDAGSLRTRAYRDGDYYVLEGQKTFISHANVAQVFLIFAKTEPQKGSRGITAFLVEREDGVRTTPLKGKLGLRAADTGMVFLEGVRIPKDRILGGEGQGFKIALSTLDTGRISLAAGAVGLMQRALDLSLRYAQERRQFGRPIASFQLIQAHLAQMKLDLEASRLLTYQAVAKKLKGQRYTLEASMAKLFASEAANRVAYRAIQVHGGYGFFEEYEVARLYRDARILTLYEGTSEVQTLVIGAHLTGIKAFGEG
- a CDS encoding MaoC/PaaZ C-terminal domain-containing protein, whose translation is MPMYFEDFEVGQRFTTPARTVTEADVVNFAGVSGDYNPIHTDAEFAKETPFGQRIAHGLLVLSMLTGLRQRSGHFEGTIIAWMGIRNYKFLKPVFIGDTVRGESEILEKHETSKPDRGVVVQRVRVLNQRGEVVQEGEFVTLVRRKPQV
- the thiD gene encoding bifunctional hydroxymethylpyrimidine kinase/phosphomethylpyrimidine kinase, coding for MRVALTIAGSDSGGGAGVQADLKTFFRFGVYGTSALTLVTAQNTLGVQRVELLPPELVYQQIQSVAEDFPIHAAKTGALGSAAIVAAVAQGVERYGIHPLVVDPVMVAKGGDPLLAPEGVRALKERLFPLAALVTPNRLEAEALLQRPIPTLREAEEAAMALLALGPKAVLLKGGHFAGAEAVDLLATPRGILAFRAPRIPTRNTHGTGCTLSAAIAALLALGKPLEEAVAEAKAYLTRALETAPGLGRGHGPLNHFA